CGTGCCTCTTTCCCGCAGAGACCCGCTGGGTTCCCAGAGCCGCCCTGGGCCTGGGCTGATTCTCTCCCACTCCTCTGCTCTTCCTCCAGAGCCCTCCACCGCGACTGCGACCGTCCCCCATGCCTGGAGCTCTCCTGGAGCCATCACTGCCAAGTTCAGccgatgattttttttttttcaatgtgataCTAGAGATTTTCTTCAGTACATGGAAGacctttttgctttttaatttatttatttgttttctctgaGCCGGGCCTCTCCCCACTCCCGCTACCATGATGGCTCAGTCCAAGGCCAACGGCTCGCACTATGCGCTGACGGCCATCGGCCTGGGGATGCTGGTCCTGGGGGTCATCATGGCCATGTGGAACCTGGTCCCTGGCTTCAGCGCTGCTGACAAGACGACGGCTCAGGGGAACAAGACAGATGTAAGCAGTGGCATCCTTAAGAGCAAGACCTTCTCGGTGGCCTACGTGCTGGTCGGGGCCGGGgtcatgctgctgctgctgtccatctgCCTGAGCATCCGCGACAGGAGGA
The genomic region above belongs to Jaculus jaculus isolate mJacJac1 chromosome 5, mJacJac1.mat.Y.cur, whole genome shotgun sequence and contains:
- the Tmem51 gene encoding transmembrane protein 51 isoform X2, with translation MMAQSKANGSHYALTAIGLGMLVLGVIMAMWNLVPGFSAADKTTAQGNKTDVSSGILKSKTFSVAYVLVGAGVMLLLLSICLSIRDRRKLRQSEELARIQQQAGAGPPAQEEDRRKRRRRLPPGTTSPATRK